One stretch of Fictibacillus sp. b24 DNA includes these proteins:
- a CDS encoding SA1362 family protein produces the protein MQQNSRKLHPIIWFVISLAVVGILYQLITSPRQLFTTILIGAAVVAVFYFIFRRTSSGVNGKYRKAVKQSQKRYGSNQKPPKASPLFPNKKAAKSSAQKKRTREHHLTVIEGKKNKKKNRASF, from the coding sequence TTGCAACAGAATAGCAGAAAATTGCATCCCATCATTTGGTTCGTTATTTCACTGGCTGTTGTAGGAATTCTTTATCAATTGATCACTTCACCTCGCCAATTATTTACAACCATTCTGATCGGAGCAGCAGTGGTCGCCGTGTTTTACTTTATCTTTCGGAGAACCTCATCGGGTGTAAACGGCAAATATAGAAAAGCAGTCAAACAGTCGCAAAAGCGGTATGGCTCCAATCAGAAACCGCCGAAAGCATCTCCGCTGTTTCCTAACAAAAAGGCTGCAAAAAGTTCCGCTCAGAAAAAGAGAACACGTGAACATCATTTAACCGTAATCGAAGGTAAAAAGAACAAGAAAAAAAATCGAGCCTCCTTTTAG
- a CDS encoding M24 family metallopeptidase — protein sequence MRRVEKARELFETFDIDALLVTSSSNRFYLSGFKGSSGVLLITKEEAILVTDFRYKTQAAEQAEGYRVVMHTAPIPEEVAKLTKELSIQKLGFEQDHVTYSSYRTYEKQLDSQETELVPVTGLVEKLRLIKDESEIKIVKDAASIADAAFSHIIEFIRPGLTEREVSNELEFFMRKNGAASSSFDIIVASGYRSALPHGVASDKKIETGELVTLDFGAYYKGYCSDITRTVAIGNVSDELKEIYQVVYEAQMLGMKGIKPGITGKEADALTRDYITSKGFGDNFGHSTGHGIGLDVHEGPALSMKSDTILEPGMLVTVEPGIYVSGIGGVRIEDDALITKDGNESLTHSTKTLLTIS from the coding sequence ATGAGACGTGTTGAAAAAGCGAGAGAGTTGTTTGAAACGTTTGATATTGATGCATTGCTAGTCACTTCTTCTTCAAACCGCTTTTACTTAAGTGGGTTTAAGGGCAGTTCAGGTGTACTTTTAATTACAAAGGAAGAAGCCATTTTGGTTACGGACTTCCGCTATAAGACACAGGCAGCTGAACAGGCAGAGGGTTATCGAGTCGTCATGCATACCGCTCCGATTCCAGAAGAGGTGGCAAAGTTAACGAAAGAACTTTCAATCCAGAAGCTTGGTTTTGAACAAGATCATGTTACATATTCTTCTTACCGTACATATGAGAAACAATTAGATTCACAGGAGACCGAACTCGTACCTGTAACGGGGCTTGTGGAAAAGTTGCGCTTGATAAAGGATGAATCAGAGATTAAGATAGTAAAGGATGCAGCAAGCATTGCCGATGCCGCTTTTTCACATATCATAGAGTTTATTCGCCCAGGTCTTACAGAACGTGAAGTTTCTAATGAACTAGAATTTTTTATGAGAAAAAATGGAGCAGCTTCATCATCATTTGATATTATTGTGGCTTCAGGCTATCGTTCAGCCCTTCCACACGGTGTTGCTTCAGATAAAAAGATCGAGACTGGTGAATTAGTAACCTTGGATTTTGGTGCATACTACAAAGGTTATTGTTCTGATATTACTCGGACGGTTGCGATCGGTAATGTTTCAGATGAGCTTAAAGAGATCTATCAAGTTGTTTATGAAGCACAAATGCTTGGAATGAAAGGCATTAAGCCTGGAATAACGGGCAAGGAAGCAGATGCGTTAACACGGGATTATATAACTTCAAAAGGATTTGGTGACAATTTTGGACATTCAACGGGCCATGGAATAGGCTTAGATGTTCATGAAGGACCTGCTTTATCTATGAAGTCTGATACAATTCTTGAGCCTGGGATGCTTGTTACTGTAGAACCTGGAATTTATGTTTCAGGAATAGGTGGAGTTCGTATTGAAGACGATGCACTTATCACGAAAGACGGTAATGAATCACTAACTCACTCAACAAAAACGCTTTTAACAATCAGTTAA
- the spoIIIAC gene encoding stage III sporulation protein AC yields the protein MGLDVNAVFQIAGLGIIVAMLHTVLKMIGKEDYAHWVTLLGFVVALFMVITLLDDLFQKVKGVFLFQN from the coding sequence ATGGGATTGGATGTAAACGCAGTGTTTCAGATTGCAGGATTAGGAATAATTGTCGCGATGCTTCATACCGTTTTAAAGATGATTGGTAAAGAGGATTATGCGCACTGGGTAACGCTTTTAGGATTTGTTGTTGCTCTATTTATGGTTATTACTTTATTAGATGACTTGTTTCAAAAAGTAAAAGGAGTCTTTTTGTTTCAGAATTAA
- the spoIIIAD gene encoding stage III sporulation protein AD, with amino-acid sequence MEIIQIVGFGLVAAFLALVLKEQKANFAFLVTLMVGAGIFLFLIDKIGQVLTMLQRLAINANVNMVYVETLLKIIGIAYIAEFGAQITRDAGQGAIASKIELGGKILILVMAIPILTVIIETVLTLIPK; translated from the coding sequence TTGGAAATTATCCAAATTGTTGGTTTTGGACTGGTCGCTGCTTTCTTAGCTTTAGTCCTTAAAGAACAAAAAGCGAATTTCGCTTTTTTGGTTACACTCATGGTCGGAGCAGGAATCTTCTTGTTCTTGATCGATAAGATTGGACAGGTATTAACGATGCTTCAACGGCTTGCCATTAATGCAAACGTCAACATGGTCTATGTAGAAACGTTACTAAAGATTATTGGTATCGCTTATATCGCAGAATTTGGAGCACAGATTACACGTGATGCAGGGCAAGGAGCTATTGCTTCCAAGATTGAACTCGGAGGTAAGATTCTGATCCTTGTGATGGCTATACCGATATTGACGGTTATTATTGAAACCGTGCTGACGCTTATTCCCAAATAA
- the splB gene encoding spore photoproduct lyase: MAGANKPFMPQLIYFEPRALEYPLGKELFDRFSKLEVEIRETTSHNQIRDLPGDNDFQKYRTAKSTLVVGIRKTLKFDSSKPSAEYAIPLATGCMGHCHYCYLQTTLGSKPYLRTYVNTDEIFAQAEKYMQERAPEVTRFEASCTSDIVGIDHLTHNLKRAIEFFGATDLGRLRFTTKYHHVDHLLDAKHQGRTRFRFSVNSNYVIKNFELGTSPLEERINAAIRVAEAGYPLGFIVAPLYLHKDWEEGYKELFDILEAKIPKHLTNDLTFELIQHRFTKPAKRVIEKNYPKSKLEMNEEERKYKWGRYGIGKYVYQDDQATRLRETVENYIHTMFPSAKIEYFT, encoded by the coding sequence ATGGCTGGTGCCAATAAACCGTTTATGCCGCAGTTGATCTATTTTGAACCGCGTGCACTTGAATATCCGTTAGGAAAAGAACTGTTCGACCGATTCAGCAAGTTGGAAGTGGAGATCAGAGAAACGACTTCGCATAATCAAATCCGTGATCTGCCAGGTGACAATGATTTTCAAAAGTATAGAACCGCAAAATCAACGCTTGTAGTCGGAATCAGAAAGACTTTGAAGTTTGATTCGTCCAAGCCTTCTGCAGAATACGCAATTCCTTTAGCGACGGGATGCATGGGTCATTGTCATTATTGTTACTTACAGACGACTCTTGGCAGTAAGCCTTATTTACGAACATATGTGAACACGGATGAAATCTTTGCTCAAGCCGAAAAGTATATGCAAGAGCGAGCACCTGAAGTTACTCGCTTTGAAGCATCATGTACATCAGATATCGTTGGAATTGATCATTTAACACATAATTTAAAAAGAGCGATTGAATTTTTTGGTGCAACCGACTTAGGCAGACTTCGTTTTACGACAAAGTACCATCATGTTGATCACTTACTCGATGCTAAACATCAAGGAAGAACACGATTTCGATTTAGTGTGAATTCGAATTATGTAATTAAAAACTTCGAACTCGGCACTAGTCCGCTCGAAGAACGTATTAATGCAGCTATACGAGTAGCGGAAGCTGGATACCCGTTAGGATTTATTGTGGCTCCACTTTATCTTCATAAAGACTGGGAAGAAGGATATAAAGAGCTTTTTGACATTTTAGAAGCGAAAATTCCGAAGCATTTAACAAACGACCTGACGTTTGAACTTATACAACACCGTTTTACGAAACCTGCAAAACGAGTTATTGAAAAAAACTATCCTAAATCTAAGCTTGAAATGAACGAAGAAGAGCGTAAATACAAGTGGGGACGTTATGGAATCGGTAAATATGTCTATCAAGATGATCAAGCAACAAGATTGCGGGAAACCGTTGAAAATTACATTCATACGATGTTTCCTTCAGCAAAGATCGAGTATTTTACGTGA
- the spoIIIAA gene encoding stage III sporulation protein AA: METIFRLFPEEIQHTLRNLPAPILQSVEEIRVRIGQPLEILCSGKPVYPLEKPILAEESQVLLNRLSQHSLYALEEELKRGYITISGGHRVGLAGKVITEHGSVKAIKDISSFNVRIAREKIGIAEPLLPYLFQKNWLNTLLIGPPQTGKTTLLRDIARLVSCGANKKNIPSFKVGIVDERSEIAGSIKGIPQHSLGQRVDVLDACPKAEGMMMLIRSMSPQVLIVDEIGRKEDGEAILEAMHAGVQMIFTAHGSSLEDALKRPVMKPLSGLSLFQRYVILSRDKGPGTIQRIYDGAFNEIYRSPVGAA; the protein is encoded by the coding sequence ATGGAAACCATTTTTAGACTTTTTCCGGAAGAAATTCAGCATACTTTAAGAAATCTGCCAGCTCCTATCCTTCAATCAGTTGAGGAAATAAGAGTTAGAATCGGGCAGCCGTTAGAAATTTTATGTTCGGGTAAGCCGGTCTATCCGTTAGAAAAACCGATCCTGGCAGAAGAATCCCAAGTATTGCTCAATCGTTTAAGTCAGCATTCTCTATACGCGCTAGAAGAAGAGCTGAAGCGGGGCTATATCACGATCTCTGGAGGTCATCGCGTAGGACTAGCAGGTAAGGTGATCACGGAGCATGGATCTGTTAAAGCTATAAAAGATATCAGTTCATTTAATGTAAGGATTGCGAGAGAGAAAATAGGAATTGCTGAACCGCTTCTTCCCTACCTGTTTCAAAAAAATTGGCTGAATACATTGCTGATCGGTCCTCCGCAAACCGGGAAAACTACCCTTTTAAGGGATATTGCAAGGCTAGTCAGTTGTGGCGCAAACAAAAAAAATATTCCTTCTTTTAAAGTTGGGATCGTTGATGAACGTTCTGAAATAGCTGGTTCCATTAAAGGGATTCCCCAACATTCACTTGGACAAAGAGTGGATGTACTTGATGCCTGTCCAAAAGCGGAAGGTATGATGATGCTTATACGTTCGATGAGCCCGCAAGTTTTAATCGTGGATGAAATTGGGAGAAAAGAAGACGGTGAGGCTATTTTAGAGGCTATGCACGCTGGTGTACAGATGATTTTCACTGCCCATGGAAGCAGTTTAGAAGATGCGCTCAAAAGGCCTGTGATGAAACCCTTGTCTGGTCTTTCGCTGTTTCAAAGATATGTAATTTTAAGCCGTGATAAAGGACCTGGTACGATACAAAGGATTTATGACGGGGCTTTCAATGAAATCTATCGGTCGCCGGTTGGTGCAGCATGA
- the spoIIIAB gene encoding stage III sporulation protein SpoIIIAB → MMSWIGAIAILSATTIFGFEWAKRVRERPKKLRELKVTLQALEAEIMYGSTPLHEAFQHIGKPLKEPLSTFFLTISDSLIEGELSVQEAWESQLAVLAKETSFKAGEIEVLRQFGSTLGRHDKEHQQKQIQLTLAHLTREEKEARDIQERYEKMCKSLGVLMGLLIVILLM, encoded by the coding sequence ATGATGAGTTGGATCGGTGCGATCGCTATTCTTTCTGCAACCACAATATTTGGATTTGAGTGGGCAAAGCGTGTAAGAGAAAGACCAAAGAAATTAAGAGAACTAAAAGTCACTCTTCAAGCACTTGAGGCAGAGATCATGTATGGGTCAACACCTCTTCATGAAGCCTTTCAGCATATAGGAAAACCTTTAAAAGAGCCTTTATCTACTTTTTTTCTTACGATTTCTGATTCTTTGATTGAAGGTGAACTCTCTGTTCAAGAAGCATGGGAGAGTCAACTGGCTGTATTGGCAAAGGAAACGTCCTTTAAGGCCGGAGAAATAGAAGTGCTTCGCCAGTTTGGATCAACGCTTGGCAGACATGACAAAGAGCATCAGCAAAAGCAGATACAGTTAACACTCGCCCACCTTACCCGTGAGGAAAAAGAAGCAAGAGACATACAAGAACGCTATGAAAAAATGTGCAAAAGTCTTGGGGTGTTAATGGGGCTTTTAATCGTTATTCTCTTAATGTAA
- the mntR gene encoding transcriptional regulator MntR: MEDYIERIYALIEEKGYARVSDLAENLEVHPSSVTKMIQKLDKGKYVVYEKYRGFVLTPNGKKLGKRLVYRHELLEEFLKVIGVDQENIYQDVEGIEHHLSWNAIDRIGDLVQFFEEDESRLKQLREVQAKNEEQEQS; the protein is encoded by the coding sequence ATGGAAGACTATATAGAACGCATTTACGCCTTAATCGAAGAGAAAGGCTATGCCAGGGTATCAGATCTTGCTGAAAACCTAGAAGTGCATCCCTCTTCTGTGACCAAGATGATTCAGAAACTCGACAAAGGCAAGTATGTCGTTTATGAAAAATACAGAGGATTCGTTTTAACGCCTAACGGTAAAAAGCTAGGTAAGCGATTAGTTTACAGACATGAATTACTTGAAGAATTTTTAAAGGTTATCGGTGTAGACCAAGAAAACATCTATCAAGATGTTGAGGGGATCGAGCATCACTTAAGCTGGAACGCGATAGACCGAATTGGAGATCTTGTGCAGTTCTTTGAGGAAGACGAGAGCCGACTAAAGCAATTACGAGAAGTACAAGCGAAGAATGAAGAACAAGAACAATCATAA
- a CDS encoding YqhR family membrane protein: MSDSKLEQDKQESQSSFMSRVIGVGFFGGLIWASFGFIAYYLNFSKVGPALVLAPWALGKWKSQWLGQLISILIVALLSILVAIAYRYAFAKVKSMWAGIIYGVALWAIVFYLLHPIFPGLEPMNTIGKNTITTTLCIYILYGVFVGYSISFEYSERYGQAQGNKESAQSS, translated from the coding sequence ATGAGCGATTCAAAATTAGAGCAAGACAAACAAGAGTCTCAATCCTCGTTTATGAGCAGAGTGATAGGTGTTGGTTTTTTTGGGGGTCTAATATGGGCTTCATTTGGTTTTATTGCATACTACTTAAATTTTTCAAAAGTAGGTCCTGCACTCGTCTTAGCACCGTGGGCACTCGGGAAATGGAAGTCTCAATGGCTTGGGCAGCTGATCAGTATTCTGATTGTCGCTTTACTATCAATCCTTGTAGCGATTGCATATCGTTATGCTTTTGCAAAGGTCAAGTCAATGTGGGCTGGAATCATATATGGAGTGGCATTGTGGGCAATTGTATTCTATCTGCTTCATCCGATATTTCCTGGATTAGAACCTATGAATACGATAGGTAAAAACACGATTACAACTACGCTTTGTATATACATCTTATATGGTGTTTTTGTGGGATATTCGATTTCATTTGAATACAGTGAGCGGTATGGTCAGGCACAAGGGAATAAGGAATCTGCACAAAGTTCGTAA
- a CDS encoding DUF1385 domain-containing protein: MTKEKKPAYGGQAVLEGVMFAGKHTYVTAIRRNDDSIEYFELKKKPSPVLTKLKKIPFLRGFIAIIEASMNGTQHLNFSAERFGVEPGEEEKVEEEKPSKFAFFFSLAIIGVLSFLFGKFVFTLVPVFLAEAFRFIVPGHLGQNLLEGLFKFIFLLSYIYFVSLTPAIKRVFMYHGAEHKVINTYEAGDELTIENVKRHSRLHYRCGSSFILFTVIVGMFIYYFFPSDPLWLRILCRLALIPVVLGVSFEVLQFTNKLRDVPVLRYLGYPGLWLQLLTTKEPDEKQIEVSILSFNEMLRRDASYESEKNASQIV, encoded by the coding sequence ATGACAAAAGAGAAAAAGCCCGCATACGGCGGTCAAGCCGTACTTGAAGGGGTTATGTTTGCCGGTAAGCACACATACGTTACGGCAATACGGAGAAACGATGATTCCATCGAGTATTTCGAACTGAAAAAGAAACCTTCTCCTGTTTTAACTAAATTAAAGAAGATTCCTTTTTTACGAGGATTTATAGCGATAATCGAAGCGAGCATGAATGGCACACAGCACTTAAACTTTTCAGCTGAACGGTTCGGTGTAGAACCTGGTGAAGAAGAGAAAGTAGAAGAAGAAAAACCATCTAAATTTGCCTTTTTCTTTTCTTTAGCGATTATCGGTGTTCTATCTTTTCTATTTGGTAAGTTTGTATTTACACTTGTACCTGTGTTTTTAGCAGAAGCATTTCGCTTTATCGTACCTGGACACCTAGGTCAAAATCTTCTAGAAGGTTTATTCAAGTTTATCTTTTTATTAAGCTACATCTATTTTGTATCGTTGACACCAGCGATTAAAAGGGTATTTATGTATCATGGTGCAGAACACAAAGTCATCAATACTTACGAAGCAGGCGATGAACTAACGATTGAAAACGTGAAACGCCATTCTAGACTTCATTACCGTTGCGGCAGCAGTTTTATCTTATTTACCGTAATCGTAGGAATGTTTATCTATTACTTCTTCCCATCTGATCCGCTTTGGCTAAGAATTTTATGCAGACTTGCGCTTATTCCTGTCGTTTTAGGGGTATCTTTTGAAGTATTACAATTTACGAATAAATTAAGAGATGTTCCTGTTCTCCGTTACCTCGGATACCCGGGACTATGGCTTCAGTTATTAACAACAAAAGAACCTGATGAAAAACAAATAGAAGTTTCTATTCTTTCTTTTAATGAAATGTTACGTCGTGACGCATCCTATGAAAGTGAAAAAAACGCTAGTCAAATCGTTTAA
- the aroQ gene encoding type II 3-dehydroquinate dehydratase, with protein sequence MNNRNLLIINGPNLNRLGKREPGIYGAKTLDDLENELEELSEKLLMGVSFNQSNNEGDIIDLIHGAAGQFQGIVLNAGAYTHYSYAIRDAIASVDVPVIEVHLSNVHAREEFRRDSVIAPVTIGQISGFGFDSYKLALHAFNNQFKGDAI encoded by the coding sequence ATGAACAACAGAAATTTACTTATCATTAATGGACCGAATTTAAACAGATTGGGAAAACGGGAGCCTGGCATTTATGGTGCAAAAACATTAGACGACTTAGAAAACGAACTAGAAGAGTTATCAGAAAAACTTCTAATGGGAGTATCCTTTAATCAAAGCAACAATGAAGGCGATATCATTGATTTAATTCATGGTGCTGCTGGTCAATTCCAGGGTATTGTCTTAAACGCAGGAGCTTATACTCATTATAGTTATGCGATTAGGGACGCAATTGCCAGTGTGGATGTCCCAGTTATAGAAGTCCATTTGTCCAATGTTCATGCTCGGGAGGAATTTCGGCGTGACTCTGTTATTGCCCCAGTTACGATCGGACAGATTTCAGGTTTTGGTTTTGATAGTTATAAATTAGCGCTGCATGCTTTTAACAATCAATTTAAGGGGGATGCAATATGA
- the efp gene encoding elongation factor P: MISVNDFKTGLTIEVDGGIWQVLEFQHVKPGKGAAFVRSKLRNLRTGGIQEKTFRGGEKVAKAHIENRKMQYLYASGDTHTFMDNESYEQIELQASQIEYELKYLLENMTVHIMTYQGETIGVELPNTVELVVAETEPGIKGDTASGGTKPATLETGLIVQVPFFVNQGDKLIIDTRNAAYVSRA, translated from the coding sequence ATGATTTCAGTAAACGATTTTAAAACAGGATTAACGATTGAAGTAGATGGAGGGATTTGGCAAGTTCTTGAATTCCAACATGTAAAACCGGGAAAAGGAGCGGCATTTGTTCGTTCTAAACTTCGTAACCTTCGTACAGGCGGTATCCAGGAAAAAACGTTCCGTGGCGGAGAGAAAGTTGCAAAAGCACATATCGAAAACCGTAAGATGCAATACCTATATGCATCAGGAGATACGCATACGTTCATGGATAACGAATCATATGAGCAAATTGAGCTCCAAGCTTCTCAAATTGAGTATGAATTGAAGTACTTGCTTGAAAACATGACAGTACACATCATGACGTATCAAGGTGAAACGATCGGTGTTGAACTGCCGAACACAGTAGAATTAGTAGTTGCTGAGACTGAGCCAGGAATCAAAGGTGATACAGCTTCAGGCGGAACAAAACCAGCTACCCTTGAAACAGGATTGATCGTTCAAGTTCCTTTCTTTGTTAACCAAGGAGACAAGCTGATCATCGATACAAGAAATGCAGCATATGTATCACGTGCATAA
- a CDS encoding lipoate--protein ligase family protein translates to MEKENWYYIDSGNCEPAINMAMDEALLTWHSEGKIPPVIRFYGWDPATLSIGYFQKVEKEINLDAVKKYDLGFVRRPTGGRGVLHDQELTYSVIVSESHKDMPQSVTEAYRVISEGIKEGFQGLGLDAYFAVPKTEEEREGLKNPRSAVCFDAPSWYELVVEGRKVAGSAQTRQKGVILQHGSILLDLDEDKLFDLFKYSSDRLRERMQSAFKKKAVAINSLLSDPVTIEDAKIAFKKGFENGLNINLVPYTLSNEQWAEVEHIAETRYRNDEWTFRR, encoded by the coding sequence GTGGAAAAAGAAAACTGGTATTATATTGATTCTGGAAATTGCGAACCGGCAATAAATATGGCGATGGATGAAGCGCTTCTTACTTGGCACAGTGAAGGTAAAATCCCTCCCGTTATCCGCTTTTACGGGTGGGATCCAGCGACACTATCCATCGGTTACTTTCAAAAAGTAGAAAAAGAGATTAACCTTGATGCGGTTAAAAAATATGATTTAGGCTTTGTTAGACGCCCAACTGGAGGACGCGGGGTTCTTCATGATCAGGAGTTGACATATAGTGTAATCGTATCTGAATCGCATAAGGATATGCCTCAAAGTGTAACAGAAGCTTATCGGGTAATCTCTGAAGGAATTAAAGAAGGATTTCAAGGTTTAGGTTTGGATGCTTACTTCGCTGTTCCAAAAACAGAAGAAGAGCGAGAAGGGTTGAAAAATCCTCGATCTGCCGTTTGTTTTGATGCCCCTTCCTGGTATGAGTTAGTCGTTGAAGGCAGAAAAGTGGCAGGAAGTGCTCAAACAAGGCAAAAAGGTGTGATTTTGCAGCATGGATCCATTTTGTTGGATCTAGATGAAGATAAACTCTTTGACCTTTTTAAATACTCAAGCGATCGACTGCGCGAGAGAATGCAGTCTGCTTTTAAAAAGAAGGCAGTTGCCATCAACTCATTGCTTTCAGACCCTGTAACGATTGAAGATGCAAAAATCGCCTTTAAAAAGGGTTTTGAAAACGGCTTGAATATTAATCTTGTTCCATATACTCTTTCAAATGAGCAGTGGGCTGAAGTAGAACACATTGCTGAGACTCGCTATCGTAATGATGAATGGACATTTAGACGTTAA
- the spoIIIAE gene encoding stage III sporulation protein AE: MQTKLKRTSLIMLVIFSFMLFGNSESASASSITSKMVDQQVSSMQLDEIKQYWDSISSEYGGFLPESQKGTFLEFVKGEKDFSLKGYMMGLLKFMFHELAVHGELLGTLILLTVFSMLLQSIQNAFDRSAISKVAYGIVYMVLIILALNSFHVAISYATEAIDNMLSFMIALIPLLLALMATVGSIASVAFFHPVILFLVNTSGLLIKNFVLPLLFLSALLSIVSTMSEHHKVTQLAKLLRNISMGALAFFFTVFLGVMSVQGATAAVADGITIKTAKFITGNFIPVVGRMFTDATDTVMSASILLKNSVGIIGALLLLLLAIFPAIKVLILAFIYSMAAALLQPLGGGPIVESLSIIGKSVMFIFAALMTVSIMFFLAITIIIAAGNVTLMVR; encoded by the coding sequence ATGCAGACAAAGTTGAAGCGGACAAGTCTAATTATGCTAGTAATCTTCTCTTTTATGCTATTCGGTAACTCAGAATCTGCATCTGCGAGCTCGATCACTTCAAAAATGGTAGATCAACAAGTCTCATCCATGCAGCTTGATGAAATTAAACAATATTGGGATAGCATCTCTAGTGAATATGGTGGTTTTTTGCCGGAAAGTCAAAAAGGAACGTTTCTAGAATTTGTAAAAGGAGAGAAGGATTTCTCCCTCAAAGGTTATATGATGGGCCTTTTGAAATTTATGTTTCATGAGCTTGCCGTTCATGGGGAGTTGTTAGGAACCCTAATATTATTAACCGTATTCAGTATGCTCCTCCAATCTATACAGAATGCTTTTGATCGTTCAGCTATCTCAAAAGTAGCATATGGCATTGTCTATATGGTTTTGATTATTTTAGCACTAAATAGTTTTCACGTTGCGATCTCATATGCAACAGAAGCAATCGATAATATGCTTAGCTTCATGATTGCACTCATTCCCCTTCTTCTTGCTTTGATGGCAACAGTAGGAAGTATTGCTTCAGTGGCATTCTTTCATCCAGTCATTTTATTTTTAGTAAACACAAGCGGGCTTTTGATTAAAAACTTTGTTCTGCCCCTTCTTTTTTTATCAGCTTTATTAAGTATCGTTTCCACCATGTCTGAACATCACAAAGTGACGCAGCTCGCGAAATTGTTAAGAAATATCAGCATGGGTGCTTTGGCCTTTTTTTTCACAGTCTTCCTCGGTGTGATGAGTGTTCAAGGAGCTACTGCAGCTGTTGCCGATGGAATAACGATTAAGACTGCAAAATTTATTACAGGCAATTTTATACCGGTCGTAGGACGTATGTTTACGGATGCAACTGACACAGTAATGAGTGCATCTATCTTACTGAAAAATTCTGTTGGTATTATTGGAGCTCTATTATTACTCTTACTAGCTATCTTCCCAGCAATAAAAGTACTTATTCTCGCTTTCATATACAGCATGGCAGCAGCCCTATTACAGCCGTTAGGTGGCGGCCCGATCGTAGAATCGTTAAGTATCATCGGTAAAAGTGTCATGTTTATCTTTGCTGCACTTATGACTGTCTCTATCATGTTCTTTCTTGCAATTACGATTATTATTGCAGCGGGCAATGTAACGCTAATGGTTCGATAG
- a CDS encoding patatin-like phospholipase family protein, translating to MRIDGVFSGGGIKALSLIGAVEAAENRGLTFERVAGTSAGALMAALIKAGYSAGEMKELIDQLDFRKFLDTSKTIVPIPFMNWLKLYWKLGLFKGDYLENWVASLLAARGIVTFADIPYGSLKIIASDITRGRLIVLPDDLEEYGLLPERFPIARAVRMSCSLPYFFYPIKLFNRVGQKSYIVDGGVLSNFPMWLFQRRDRVPIRPVLGFQLSSYINDHIPTHNVKNAVQLFKALFETMMQAHDNRYIDSHDARDIIFMPVKHVSVIDFQLSSEAKNELYTFGHDRAEHFLQNWITGKRYPHPAHPSYKNRA from the coding sequence ATGCGGATTGATGGTGTTTTTTCTGGTGGAGGCATCAAGGCACTTTCTTTGATTGGAGCTGTTGAAGCGGCTGAAAATCGGGGGCTTACTTTTGAGAGGGTAGCTGGAACGAGTGCGGGTGCGTTGATGGCAGCTTTAATTAAGGCGGGTTATTCGGCAGGAGAAATGAAAGAGCTCATTGATCAATTGGACTTTCGAAAATTTCTTGATACGAGTAAAACCATTGTGCCTATTCCTTTTATGAACTGGTTAAAGTTATATTGGAAACTAGGATTGTTTAAAGGGGATTATTTGGAAAACTGGGTGGCGTCCCTTTTAGCTGCAAGGGGAATTGTTACGTTTGCGGATATTCCTTATGGAAGCTTAAAGATTATTGCCTCTGATATTACAAGAGGAAGATTGATTGTTTTGCCAGACGATTTAGAAGAATATGGGCTGCTGCCTGAACGTTTTCCTATTGCTCGAGCAGTAAGAATGAGCTGCAGCCTGCCTTATTTTTTTTATCCCATTAAGTTGTTTAATCGAGTTGGACAGAAAAGCTATATTGTTGATGGAGGAGTGCTTAGCAACTTTCCGATGTGGCTGTTCCAAAGAAGAGATCGCGTTCCAATCCGCCCTGTATTAGGGTTTCAGTTAAGTTCGTATATTAATGATCATATACCAACACATAATGTGAAGAATGCCGTACAGTTGTTTAAAGCCTTATTTGAGACGATGATGCAAGCACACGATAACCGTTATATTGATTCACACGATGCAAGAGATATAATATTTATGCCGGTTAAACATGTTTCGGTAATAGATTTCCAGCTTTCGTCAGAAGCAAAAAATGAATTATATACATTCGGTCATGACCGAGCAGAGCACTTTTTGCAAAACTGGATTACAGGTAAGAGGTATCCTCATCCAGCGCATCCATCATACAAAAATCGAGCCTAA